The following proteins are encoded in a genomic region of Schistocerca serialis cubense isolate TAMUIC-IGC-003099 chromosome 9, iqSchSeri2.2, whole genome shotgun sequence:
- the LOC126418569 gene encoding uncharacterized protein LOC126418569, with protein MMKATQPRRLRVLCGRSGGRERGQDSGLLRRQWARGASSPPVPHGIAPALPDMARHVFVFLLVAVFLLQVVVSLPRDRRDADETTETAANILEGIERLASDVSKKTQEFFTADSWRAIQGNATELANKVGSAITGLVEGAATTHAPA; from the exons ATGATGAAAGCCACTCAACCCCGGAGGCTGCGTGTTCTCTGTGGACGATCAGGAGGCCGGGAGAGGGGGCAGGACTCGGGCCTTTTAAGGAGGCAGTGGGCGCGCGGCGCCTCCAGTCCGCCTGTACCACACGGCATCGCACCAGCACTGCCAGACATGGCCCGCCACGTGTTCGTCTTTCTGCTGGTAGCCGTCTTCTTGCTGCAG GTGGTGGTGTCCCTGCCGCGAGACCGCCGGGACGCCGACGAGACGACGGAGACGGCGGCCAACATCCTGGAGGGCATTGAGCGGCTCGCCAGCGACGTCTCCAAGAAGACGCAGGAGTTCTTCACGGCCGACTCGTGGCGCGCCATACAGGGCAACGCGACCGAGTTGGCCAACAAAGTCGGGTCGGCCATCACAGGCCTCGTCGAGGGCGCCGCCACGACTCACGCTCCCGCCTAA